ATCTCCAGCACCCCCCACATTCCATACTAATACTTGGTTGAAATATGGATTCCCCGTTATGGTGAATCGAATGCCTCCTTGCTTCTTGCATGGAACcctgcatatatatttatatatttattatatttatttgtgaaATAGAACCGATCGATGAAGAAGCTCATTTTGAAGCAAgctgcagctagctagctaggaatatattatttatttaattaattaactaacaAACCTGCGATATTGGACAGGAATGATGCCAGCCGTGTACGACTGCGCAACCTTGAGGAAAGCAGGCTTTGCAAGATCGAAATGCTCACGAGGAGGGTTGCACCAGCCTCCGTTGTCACTAGCTAGATTGTAGTTAGGAGGGCAGTGGTTGGTGGCAGTGACGAAGAGAGAAGGGGCACCCAGATTGCACCATTTAGGGTCATTCCAACATTTTAGTTCATAACAAGCTCCGCATGTCTGACCCTTATTGAACAGAGCAGTGCTTAGTGCTGCTGTACTGTCCAGCCCATACCCTTCACTCACCACGTCTTCGTATCCACAAGCTCCCCCTAtttatacatgcatacatacgtatatatattatatattatatatgttcacTAACGTACGATCGAGTTGCATCTTAAATTTTCCCATTTACCTAATAACCGAGCGCATGTACAACTTACGTActgatcataaatatatatatatatatacatatattttgcataaatCGATCTGCGTAATATTTGCATATTTAGGCCAGGCCAagggaaaaatagaaaacaatatCAATCTTATTAACTTGCTTGCTAGTTAGAATTTCCAGGCCTGGCAATACCTGTTCAtcctaaaaaaatagaaaaaatttctcatgggccagaaaatattttataagatatagaaGAAATTATTAGCTAGAATTGTCTTATTCTTGCTTATTATATAATACCCCATCTATATATCAAAAACAaagaatctaaaaaaatattttgtttttttttttttttccataaaaggaaaatcaagcaatgagaaataactaataagtctcataacaaaataaaagaaagggtgGGTATTAATAATGGTGATACCGAATGTTCCGGAACCGCCTTCGTAGAAGGTTGCAAAAGCCTGCTTCCAGGGGCCGGGCTTGAACTTGGGCCTATGGTGCTTGGGCAAAGTCGCTCGCACTGCATGGTGATCATGACCGCCACTTTTCCATGCATTGGCATCATGAGGCAGTACTGCAATTAGCAGCAACAATGAAACCGAGAGGACTTGAAATGGCAAAACCATGGGGACACGAATAACAGGATGCCTGCCCTTTTCCTACTTCTTTCTCTTAAatagcttttcctttttccaattTCACTATAGAGGTGGCCTGTATATATGGTACTAGATTTAACTTCAGTCAGTTCGTTATACCCAATttggttaattatattttgaaaggGTGCTATTTTTATGATGCAGTTATAAGGTGGTGGTGCAGCTTCTCCTTTCCCGCTCTGCCTAACCACATTGGataatagaaaaggaaaacttTTTCTATCTTTGTAACCTCTCTTTCAATAGccccatgttttttttttggaaatgtaggatccattttccttcaaaatgCTTGCTATAATATCTATCAAACTAAATTGGTTGATTTTCCAATTTACATGAGATTAATGTGACTGGTCTGCACGTTTAAGAAGTGAaccaaaatatttatctatcgATTTGTTTGTTCCGACAATGAGATGAGGGACCAATCAACAAAAGCAGAAAAACAAATGTTTGTTCCATACGATTTGTTTCTCTAATAATAAGCAGCAAAGGGAATACAAAGTTCAGAGAGAAGGGATCGTCCACATGTTTCCAACTATCGACCAACCTGACCAGAGCCAGAAAATAATCAGGCTTAATATCGGTGTAGAAGTTGCTTGTATGCATCCTTATGCTGTGAGTAATAATCAATCTCCGCCTGCAAACAAGAAATCACACACAGCATTGtaatttgcattcaaaactGATGAAAAAAACCTTTTAAGAATGGTTCAATAACAGCATTTTAGAACTCTCATCCTGCAATTTGTCAGGTACAAATTTTGCTATCTCGGACAGTAAGGACTCAAAGTGTGCTTTATGCCTTTGATGCGTCAGCTGAGCCTATATTTGCGATTAGTTTATAAGCAAAGTACAAGGCATCTGTGCATGCTATTGAATCATACCAAGAAAAGTACAAGATGCCTGAGCATGCTCTGCTATGTTCTACAGCATGGAACATAGAAATCTTGCTATTTTGCAGGCAAGAAAGATGCGCTGAAATATTCAAGATTCATTGACAAAAGTTCAGAAGCTACTCAGgcatctttgattttttttttttttaatgaataaactCAAGGCATCTTTGAAAAATTAAGGCAAGTTATACAGAATATGTCCATATCTGGGTCAATGTTTTGGAACGCTTTATGCCATTTCATATTAACAAACttacttttattctttaatGTGGTTTTTATTCCCTTAACcaccaatatattatataggagTTTGGGTAGTGACAAAGTTAGGAACCGACAGCCAATGAATTCGACAAGCTAACCATTCATAAGGCCTATTTGGTACATACCTTGCGAATTCCTTTTATGGCAACCAAAAGCTTTTCACCAATTAGATCTTTGAAGACACTCTCTTTCTGAAGAGCTTCTAATGATTCAGAAAGTGATGTTGGCAATCTATGAAGTTTATCAGCAAGGCTATGAGGGTTTGTATCTGTTTCATAAACAAACGTCATCATGCACCTCcgtaactataaaaaaaatgttcaacttGTCATGTGTAAGAGACCACATTTTTACCAATGGGCTCAGGAAGAGAAAGATGCCTCCGAAGACCATCAATGCCAGCAGCAACTATAGCAGCCAATCCCAAGTGTGGATTTGCACACCCATCAAATGATTTAATTTCAAAGTTGCTGACCAGACCATCTGAAATTCCAGGTGGGCACGCAGTTCTCAGTGGAgcttctctgttttcttttcccCAGCACTGATATGCTCCACTCCATGTATTTGGTACTATTCGATCATAACTGCAGGCAAATAACAGTTAAAAAAGCAGAAAACAGCCCATATAAAGCAAAATTCTAACTATACAACCAACATATAAAGAACAAAATTACACCCGACGATACTACTTTCCTACTAAGTTTTACATCCCACGCAAACTTTTATTGTATAAATATCTACATTACAAATTTGTTCCATTATACGCAAAAAGTTTACAAAACAGAAAATTTGAAACTCCAATCCTGGCAAAGACAGCCCCTAAAATGTTGAACTTCTGATGAGGCTTTAGGAATTatataaagaaggaaaaaggaagGGAAAAGTAAAACAATTAAATGCACTTGAGCATTAGGCATGCAGCAACACATGTGGCCTTGCATGTGCAACCACCTCCCACATGAGCGCACACATTCGCATGTGCatagggagagagaaagagagactatgaaaagataaagaagaCGAATAAGAATATCTTTTGATCGGAACATTATTTGGATAATTGACCCAAATTTCTCAATTTAAAGATGCTTTGAGGTAATCTATTCACTGTACTTATAAAGGGTAATAAAAAGAATTACGAAATTTGACAAGTAACATGGAAATTTGACAAGCTGTATTTGCTGTGGTGGATGTACAACGGATTCAGAGAGTAcaaactaacttaaaaaatgCTTCTCTTTTAGGACTGGATGAAAGTGCTCAGCTTGGTAGGTATATGCCAATAATAGACATCAAATACATCGTCAGAGACAATAATAAGAACtacatcaaattgtaaaatatcatgtgaaaaataaattacctATTTGGAACAGGCGCTGTAAATGCCAAAATTGCAGGAAGATGATGTAAAACACCTGCCATGAACTCCTCCCCAACAGTGGACATTCCAAATCGAGAAGTTCCACCTGATGCCATAAAAACATTCTCTCCACTCTGATACAAACTGATATGCACATGGGATCCTGAACCAATGTCATGTAAAGCATACCTGGCCATTAAGTAGAGTCAACCATGTTACGTAGTGAAATTTATCACATTGTGAAACATTAAGAAGAAAATGCTACAAACATAAAGGCATTAAAATATTCTGCACTTGTATTGAGCAATAGACATCACAGCATAAAAAATTGTATTCCCACATTAAGTCTGTCAATTGGATGTGGAGTCACTAGTGGCTAGCCTTTCCCCCTAAGTTTTGAAAATCAGGAACCATTTaaaattctctctcttattGTATGAAAGAAATTAACTATTATTCGGCACCTACTTCGGCATGAAAGTTGCTAGTAGTCCATGTTTCCTTGCTATAGCCCTAATAACCTCACGGGTGAAAACCAAGTGGTCAGCAGCATAAATACAAGTGGTGTGCCCTAGAGCCAGCTCAAATTGACCATTCCCAGACTCTGCATGGACCTATAAAATACAAGAAGAGTTAACAAAGGCAAGGCAATTAATACTTGAATTACAAGAACCCTCAACAATGGAACATACAGGAACAGACAGCAAGGCATTGCAGTCACCTCTATTAAGAATTAAGCAGGGTTTTGCAAACAAACAGATACTATGGCTTCATTAATGAATCAAACAAAGCGAAAATGTGGAAAGTGACTGATGAATGTTCAATCATAATCACCAAGATAGAAAATCAATAACCTGGGAAGAAGTCCTGCAGACAGAGGGCACGCCAGCCTCTGCTGAACAATCAATTTTGGTCTCATCCATAATGGCTAAGTTTGGAAATGAGGGAAGCAGATTCAAAATAGATCAGTCATTAATCTTGGCTGAGTTCAGACAAGTTGCAAGGACGTGTATAAACTATAAACTATTTGCTACATGAAGACTAATATAGAGTGGAAGTCTTGACAGTATCGGCATGAATAGCCTTTGattctttttaacaaaagatTGTCACAGTTCACTTCCCCATGCCaaagaacaaattaaattagaCAGATAAAACAACATAGGGTTTCTTCCAGTTCTGATGTCAACAGAAAAACAATGGGTAGCCTTTAATTTTAGAGGTAATAATAGTAAACAAATTatgaaagcaaaaaagaaaaagaaaaagtgatcTCGAACAAAGCCATTATCACAAATCATTTGTAAAATTCAGCTTGACAACACAGATGCATTAAACAAATATGGTTATGTTTCATTCCTCATGCAAAAGATCTTCAGGGACTAAGGCTGCAATTTTGACAGATTGGGCCAGTTTGGAAGCCAAAGTCAAAGAATGTTGTTAGTCAACGCAAGCCTAATGGCTATTGGCTGAATAGATTACTCAAGTTTGACCTCTCTGCAGGTATAGAAAGAAGGTTAATCCGTAGTTTCCTTAATGTTTTACAAGATTTACATCCTCTTTGTACTTCTATTTCAATGTCCATCTATCAAACATATAACTGAGGCAGGCTTCATAGACTCAGGATTCAGTAGAAAATGACTTGCCAATTCCTAGACCAGCAATAGACACAGAGTGAAAAGATCCGGCATGCAAATGCTTCACACTGAATTTTGCAGAAATTTTGAGTTTCTTTGAAAGTAGTGGCATTGCAGGGTTAAATCAGGAAGTAATATGCAAAATATCTTTCCTCTAAAGATGGAAACAGAGATTAACAAAATCAGTGCAATCAAGCATCTCCAATAGAAAACTGCTTCAAAATTAAGCAAATAAGCATAAATGAACGTTATGAGTTCTGTTTTGTACCTGTTCCACTGGAATATTCAGGGTATCAAGAGCAGCAATAATTTCACGAAATAAGGGGGAAACAGCATCAAATGCTGATGTAGAGCAGTAAGCTGTTGAGTCTATTGGCACccattcttcttttccttccctGCAAAAGTTTTAAATTACA
This genomic interval from Juglans regia cultivar Chandler chromosome 3, Walnut 2.0, whole genome shotgun sequence contains the following:
- the LOC109005696 gene encoding expansin-A4-like, with amino-acid sequence MVLPFQVLSVSLLLLIAVLPHDANAWKSGGHDHHAVRATLPKHHRPKFKPGPWKQAFATFYEGGSGTFGGACGYEDVVSEGYGLDSTAALSTALFNKGQTCGACYELKCWNDPKWCNLGAPSLFVTATNHCPPNYNLASDNGGWCNPPREHFDLAKPAFLKVAQSYTAGIIPVQYRRVPCKKQGGIRFTITGNPYFNQVLVWNVGGAGDVTSLQVKGNKNLKWTLMKRNWGQKWDTDAMMVGESLTFRVRASDGRYSTSWHVAPKTWQFGQTFEGKNFK